Proteins encoded together in one Mycolicibacter minnesotensis window:
- a CDS encoding MFS transporter: protein MRPWIVWGTGLLSYLVAVLDRTTFGVSGLDAAERFHAGPSTLSSFVIVQLIVYAAMQIPAGVLLDRFGPRVMIATGVAVLSAAQAALALTQSLPVAVGAYGVIGLGDSFIFISVIRLLPNWFAPERVPLLTQLTGICGQFGQFLSAVPFLAILLHGGWTAAYLSAAGLGLFAGVLTIIVARDAPAGAPAAAHARTFREAFGEIKMVWSRPGTKAGFFTHMGNAFSPGVFALMWGVPYLTTAQGLSRGMAGAALTLSVAPFIVVGLLVGTLSARWPRHRPKVALTMMALMVVTWTVLLALPHPAPHWLLVVLILVISAGQPVSMLAFDFARTYNPPAALGTAQGMVNTGGFIATLLVMQAMGVVIALAGGYSFSAFRLAWTLQYVVWAVAAIGVVSYARKARESEALGEKPVLVAAGER from the coding sequence TTGCGTCCCTGGATCGTGTGGGGCACCGGCCTGTTGTCCTATTTGGTGGCAGTGCTGGACCGGACCACGTTCGGAGTCTCGGGCCTCGATGCCGCCGAGCGCTTCCACGCCGGGCCCAGCACGTTGTCGTCGTTCGTGATCGTGCAGCTGATCGTCTACGCGGCCATGCAGATTCCGGCTGGGGTGCTGCTGGACCGCTTCGGTCCGCGAGTGATGATCGCCACCGGCGTGGCCGTGCTGTCCGCTGCCCAGGCGGCGCTGGCTCTGACGCAATCGCTGCCCGTGGCGGTTGGCGCCTACGGAGTGATCGGCCTCGGGGATTCGTTCATCTTCATCTCGGTGATCCGGCTGCTGCCCAATTGGTTTGCCCCCGAGCGGGTTCCCCTGCTCACCCAGCTGACCGGAATCTGTGGCCAGTTCGGCCAGTTCCTCTCGGCGGTGCCGTTTCTGGCGATTCTGCTGCATGGCGGGTGGACGGCCGCCTATCTTTCGGCCGCCGGCCTGGGTCTGTTCGCTGGCGTCTTGACGATCATCGTCGCCCGCGACGCCCCCGCAGGGGCGCCGGCCGCCGCGCATGCGCGGACTTTCCGTGAGGCCTTCGGTGAGATCAAGATGGTGTGGTCGAGGCCGGGCACCAAGGCTGGTTTCTTTACCCATATGGGCAACGCGTTCTCGCCCGGCGTGTTCGCGCTGATGTGGGGGGTGCCCTACCTGACCACCGCGCAGGGTCTCTCGCGGGGGATGGCGGGTGCGGCGCTGACGCTGTCGGTGGCACCGTTCATCGTGGTCGGATTGTTGGTCGGAACCCTCTCCGCACGCTGGCCCCGGCACCGGCCGAAGGTGGCATTGACCATGATGGCGCTGATGGTTGTGACCTGGACGGTGTTGTTGGCGCTCCCGCACCCCGCGCCGCACTGGTTGCTGGTGGTGCTGATCCTGGTGATCTCGGCAGGCCAGCCGGTGTCGATGCTGGCCTTCGACTTCGCCCGCACCTACAACCCGCCAGCCGCGTTGGGCACCGCGCAGGGCATGGTCAACACCGGCGGCTTCATCGCCACCCTGCTGGTCATGCAGGCGATGGGCGTGGTCATCGCGCTGGCCGGCGGCTATTCCTTCAGCGCGTTCCGGCTGGCCTGGACGCTGCAGTACGTCGTGTGGGCGGTTGCCGCCATCGGTGTGGTCAGCTACGCACGAAAGGCCCGGGAATCCGAAGCGCTGGGCGAAAAGCCCGTGCTGGTGGCAGCCGGCGAGCGCTGA
- a CDS encoding type I polyketide synthase has translation MTIHEHDRVSAEGAGSGPFASAASALVDRLTDGEPYAVAFGGQGAAWLESLEDLVSSAGIETELATLAGEADLLLEPIAQELVVVRPIGFEPLHWVRALAAEDPIPSAKELTSAAVSVPGVLLTQIAAMRALQRQGLDLSANPPVAAAGHSQGILAVEALAAGGAKDVQLLAIAQLVGAAGTLVARRRGISILGDRSPMVAISNVDPERIRDLLDEFAQDVRTVLPPVLSIRNGRRAVVITGTPEQLSRFELYCEQIAEKEAAERKNKLRGGAVFAPVFEPVQVEVGFHSPRLADGIEIVAQWAAKVGLDVELTRRLADSILVGQVDWVDEVTTLHEAGARWILDLGPGDILTRLTAPVIRGLGIGIVPVATRGGQRNLFTIGAVPEVARPWTSYAPSVVALPDGRVKLDTKFTRLTGRSPILLAGMTPTTVDAKIVAAAANAGHWSELAGGGQVTEEIFDDRVAELTALLEPGRTVQFNSLFLDPYLWKLQVGGKRLVQKARQSGAPFDGLVVSAGIPELEEAVELIAELNDAGISHVVFKPGTVEQIRSVIRIAAEVPTAPVIVHVEGGRAGGHHSWEDLDDLLLATYSELRSRSNITLCVGGGIGTPEQAAEYLSGRWSQQHGFPSMPVDGILVGTAAMATKEATTSPAVKQMLVDTVGTDQWIGAGKAQGGMASSRSQLGADIHEIDNVASRCGRLLDEVAGDGEAVAERRDEIIAALADTAKPYFGDATEMTYAQWLRRYIDLAIGAGDSTADTASPDSPWLADTWRERFGSMLQRAEARLHEVESGPIETLFADSEEGQAILERPADAIAALVARYPEAETVRLHPADAPFFTQLCKTPGKPVNFVPVIDKDVRRWWRSDSLWQAHDARYTAEQVCIIPGTAAVAGITRVDEPVGELLDRFEQTAVEQVLATGAQPVPVAARRLGRVDVAGPLAVVLDAPDVLWAGRTATNPVHRIAAPDEWQVHENRTATHPSTGARLEVASQSHVVLSVPLSGVWISIRFTLPAAVVDGAAPLVSTEDAAAAMRSVLAIAAGVDGPEALPPVRDGAATVTVAWKPEEVADHTGVTATFGAPLAPGQSIVPDVLVGRCWPAVFAAIGSATTDVGFPVVEGLLSLVHLDHAAQLLAALPAEPAELTVTATASAATDTEVGRVVPVSVAVRGADGTLLATLEERFAIRGRTGAAELTDPVRAGGAVSDNATDTPRRRRRDVTVTAPVDMRPFAAVSGDHNPIHTDRAAALLAGLDSPIVHGMWLSAAAQHVVTATDGQARPPARLVGWTARFLGMVKPGDAVDFRVDRVGIDLGAEVLEISARIGSDLVMSATARLTAPKTVYAFPGQGIQHKGMGMEVRARSKAARKVWDSADRFTRDVLGFSVLHVVRDNPTSLIASGVHYQHPEGVLNLTQFTQVAMATVAAAQVAEMREQGAFVEGAIACGHSVGEYTALACVSDVYELEALLEVVFHRGSKMHDIVPRDAMGRSNYRLAAIRPSQIDLDDADVTAFVAEIAERTGEFLQIVNFNLRGSQYAIAGTVAGLEALEAEVERRREISGGKRSFILVPGIDVPFHSEVLRIGVDDFRRSLERVMPRDTDPELIVGRYIPNLVPKPFTLDREFIQEIRDLVPAEPLDEVLADYDTWRNEKPNELCRKVVIELLAWQFASPVRWIETQDLLFIEQAAGGLGVERFVEIGVKTAPTVAGLATNTLKLPEYAHSTVEILNAERDAAVLFATDTDPEPEPEEESAPAEASAEAAPAEAAAPAPAAPVAPSGAPRPDDIAFDAADATLALIALSAKMRIDQIEALDSIESITDGASSRRNQLLVDLGSELNLGAIDGAAEADLSGLKSQVTKLARTYKPYGPVLTDAINDQLRTILGPSGKRPGAIAERVKKTWELGEGWAKHVTVEVALGTREGTSVRGGALGGLHEGALVDGAAVDKVIDGAIQAVAARRGVAVSLPSAGGGGGGATVDAAALGEFTAQITGRDGVLASAARLVLGQLGFDDAVSAPTGTTDSELIDLVTAELGSDWPRLVAPAFDGRKAVLFDDRWASAREDLVRLWLVDEGEIDADWPRLAERFEGAGHVVATQASWWQARALAAGRQIHASLYARIAAGAENPGRGRYSDEVAVVTGASKGSIAASVVGQLLDGGATVVATTSRLDDERLSFYRNLYRDHARFGAALWVVPANMASYADIDALVDWVGTEQTENLGPQAIHLKDAQTPTLLFPFAAPRVAGDLSEAGARAEMEMKVLLWAVQRLIGGLSKIGAERDIASRLHVVLPGSPNRGMFGGDGAYGEAKASLDAVVSRWKAESSWASRVSLAHALIGWTRGTGLMGHNDVIVDAVEEAGVTTYSSEQMAAMLLDLCSVESKVAAANAPIEADLTGGLAEANLDMAELAAKAREEMTGEAPADEDAEEDSNTIAALPSPPRGYNPAPPPAWDDLDVDPADLVVIVGGAELGPLGSSRTRFEMEVSGELSAAGVLELAWTTGLVTWEDDPTPGWYDTSTGELVDEADLVERYHDAVVERVGVREFVDDGAIGADHASPLLVSVFLDKDFSFVVSSEADARAFVEFDPEHTVVRPVPDSSDWQVIRKAGTEIRVPRKSKLSRTVGAQIPTGFDPTVWGIGQDMANSIDRVALWNIIATVDAFLSAGFTPTELLRWVHPSLVASTQGTGMGGMTSMQTMYHGNLMGRAKPNDILQEVLPNVVAAHVVQSYVGSYGAMIHPVAACATAAVSVEEGVDKIRLGKAELVVTGGYDDLTLEAIIGFGDMAATADTEMMRAKGISDSKFSRANDRRRLGFVEAQGGGTILLARGDLAAKMGLPVLAVVAYAQSFADGVHTSIPAPGLGALGAGRGGKDSMLARSLAKLGVGPDDIAVVSKHDTSTLANDPNETELHERLADSLGRAPGAPLFVISQKSLTGHAKGGAAVFQMMGLCQVLSHGVIPPNRSLDCVDDELATAGHLVWVRETLELGEKFPLKAGLVTSLGFGHVSGLVALVHPAAFLATLDPSQRAAYQEQAGARVLAGQRRLASAIAGGTPMYERPADRRFDHDTPEKRQESAMLLNPAARLGDGDVYIG, from the coding sequence GTGACGATCCACGAACACGACCGGGTTTCCGCTGAGGGCGCTGGCTCGGGGCCGTTCGCCAGCGCCGCGTCCGCTCTGGTGGATCGCTTGACAGACGGCGAGCCCTACGCGGTCGCCTTCGGCGGGCAGGGCGCGGCGTGGTTGGAGTCGCTGGAGGACTTGGTCTCCTCGGCGGGGATCGAGACCGAACTGGCCACCCTGGCCGGTGAGGCGGACCTGCTGCTCGAGCCGATCGCCCAGGAACTTGTCGTGGTCCGGCCCATCGGTTTCGAGCCGCTGCACTGGGTGCGGGCACTGGCGGCCGAAGACCCCATCCCCTCCGCCAAGGAGCTGACCTCGGCCGCCGTGTCGGTGCCGGGCGTGCTGCTCACGCAGATCGCCGCCATGCGCGCGCTGCAGCGTCAGGGACTGGACCTGTCGGCCAACCCGCCCGTCGCCGCGGCCGGTCACTCGCAGGGCATCCTGGCCGTCGAGGCACTCGCGGCCGGCGGCGCCAAAGACGTGCAGCTGCTCGCGATCGCTCAGCTGGTGGGCGCTGCCGGAACTCTGGTCGCGCGTCGTCGCGGCATCTCGATCCTGGGTGATCGCTCGCCGATGGTGGCCATCTCCAACGTGGACCCGGAACGGATTCGGGACCTGTTGGACGAGTTCGCCCAGGATGTGCGCACGGTGCTGCCGCCGGTGCTGTCGATCCGCAACGGGCGCCGCGCGGTGGTCATCACCGGAACTCCCGAGCAGCTGTCGCGCTTCGAGCTGTACTGCGAGCAGATCGCCGAGAAGGAGGCCGCCGAACGCAAGAACAAGTTGCGTGGTGGCGCGGTCTTCGCTCCGGTCTTCGAGCCGGTCCAGGTCGAGGTCGGTTTCCACTCGCCGCGGCTGGCCGACGGTATCGAGATCGTGGCGCAGTGGGCCGCCAAGGTGGGTCTAGATGTGGAGCTGACCCGCCGGCTCGCCGACTCCATCCTGGTAGGGCAGGTCGACTGGGTTGATGAGGTCACGACGCTGCACGAGGCGGGCGCCCGCTGGATCCTGGACTTGGGGCCCGGCGACATCCTGACCCGGCTGACCGCACCGGTGATCCGCGGCCTGGGCATCGGGATCGTGCCGGTGGCGACTCGCGGCGGCCAGCGCAATCTGTTCACCATCGGCGCCGTCCCGGAGGTCGCTCGGCCCTGGACAAGCTATGCCCCGTCGGTGGTCGCACTGCCCGACGGCCGAGTCAAGCTCGACACCAAATTCACCCGGCTGACCGGCCGGTCGCCGATCCTGCTGGCGGGTATGACGCCCACCACCGTGGACGCCAAGATCGTGGCCGCCGCCGCCAACGCGGGGCACTGGTCCGAGCTGGCCGGCGGCGGGCAGGTCACCGAGGAGATCTTCGACGACCGGGTCGCGGAACTGACCGCGCTGCTGGAGCCCGGCCGCACGGTCCAGTTCAACTCCCTGTTCTTGGATCCCTACCTGTGGAAGCTGCAGGTAGGTGGAAAGCGGTTGGTGCAGAAGGCCCGTCAGTCCGGTGCCCCCTTCGACGGGCTGGTAGTCAGCGCCGGCATACCGGAGCTGGAAGAGGCCGTCGAGCTGATCGCTGAGCTCAACGACGCAGGTATCAGCCACGTGGTGTTCAAGCCCGGCACCGTCGAGCAGATCCGATCGGTGATCCGCATCGCCGCCGAAGTGCCGACCGCCCCGGTGATCGTGCACGTCGAAGGCGGACGCGCCGGCGGTCACCACTCCTGGGAAGACCTCGACGACCTGCTGCTGGCGACGTACTCCGAGCTGCGCTCGCGGTCCAACATCACCTTGTGCGTCGGCGGGGGAATCGGCACGCCCGAGCAGGCCGCCGAATACCTTTCCGGCCGGTGGTCACAGCAGCACGGCTTCCCCTCGATGCCCGTGGACGGCATCCTGGTCGGTACCGCGGCGATGGCGACCAAGGAGGCCACCACCTCGCCGGCGGTCAAGCAGATGCTGGTCGACACCGTGGGCACCGACCAGTGGATCGGTGCAGGAAAAGCCCAGGGCGGCATGGCTTCCTCGCGCAGCCAGCTCGGTGCCGACATCCACGAGATCGACAACGTCGCCTCTCGTTGTGGCCGCCTGCTTGACGAGGTGGCCGGTGACGGCGAGGCCGTGGCCGAGCGCCGAGACGAGATCATCGCCGCGCTGGCCGACACCGCCAAGCCTTACTTCGGTGATGCCACCGAGATGACCTACGCGCAGTGGCTGCGCCGTTACATCGACCTGGCCATTGGCGCGGGCGACTCGACCGCCGATACCGCCTCTCCGGACAGCCCGTGGCTGGCCGACACCTGGCGGGAGCGCTTCGGTTCGATGCTGCAGCGCGCCGAGGCGCGCCTGCACGAGGTCGAGTCTGGACCGATCGAGACGCTGTTCGCCGATTCCGAAGAGGGACAGGCGATCCTGGAACGTCCCGCCGACGCGATCGCAGCGCTGGTGGCCCGCTACCCGGAGGCCGAGACGGTGCGCCTGCACCCCGCCGATGCGCCGTTCTTCACCCAGCTGTGCAAGACCCCGGGCAAGCCGGTCAACTTTGTGCCGGTGATCGACAAGGATGTGCGGCGCTGGTGGCGCAGCGACTCGCTGTGGCAGGCGCATGACGCCCGTTACACCGCCGAGCAGGTCTGCATCATCCCGGGCACCGCCGCGGTCGCCGGCATCACCCGGGTCGACGAGCCGGTCGGTGAGCTGCTGGACCGCTTTGAGCAGACCGCAGTCGAGCAGGTGCTTGCCACCGGTGCCCAGCCCGTGCCGGTCGCTGCCCGTCGCCTGGGACGCGTCGACGTCGCCGGTCCGCTGGCCGTGGTGCTCGACGCCCCTGACGTGCTGTGGGCCGGTCGCACCGCCACCAACCCGGTGCACCGGATCGCCGCTCCCGATGAGTGGCAGGTGCACGAGAACCGCACCGCCACCCACCCGTCGACCGGGGCACGCCTGGAGGTGGCCTCGCAGTCCCACGTGGTGCTCAGCGTGCCGCTGTCCGGCGTCTGGATCAGCATCCGCTTCACGCTGCCGGCCGCCGTCGTCGACGGAGCCGCCCCGCTGGTGTCCACCGAGGACGCCGCTGCCGCAATGCGTTCGGTGCTGGCCATCGCCGCCGGAGTCGACGGCCCGGAGGCCCTGCCGCCGGTGCGCGACGGCGCAGCGACCGTCACCGTGGCGTGGAAGCCCGAAGAGGTCGCCGACCACACCGGGGTGACCGCGACGTTCGGCGCTCCGCTGGCGCCGGGACAGTCGATCGTCCCCGACGTGCTGGTCGGCCGATGCTGGCCGGCGGTGTTCGCTGCCATCGGTTCGGCCACCACTGATGTCGGGTTCCCGGTTGTCGAGGGCTTGTTGTCCCTGGTGCACCTGGACCACGCTGCGCAGCTGCTCGCCGCACTGCCTGCCGAACCGGCTGAATTGACCGTGACCGCAACGGCTTCGGCGGCCACCGACACCGAGGTCGGGCGCGTCGTTCCGGTGTCGGTCGCAGTCCGCGGGGCCGACGGAACACTGCTGGCCACGCTCGAGGAGCGCTTCGCGATCCGCGGGCGCACTGGTGCTGCAGAACTGACTGACCCGGTTCGGGCCGGGGGCGCCGTCTCCGACAATGCCACCGACACTCCGCGACGGCGTCGGCGCGATGTCACCGTCACCGCGCCGGTGGACATGCGGCCGTTCGCAGCGGTCTCTGGGGACCACAACCCGATTCACACCGACCGGGCGGCGGCGCTGCTGGCCGGCCTGGATTCGCCGATCGTGCATGGCATGTGGCTGTCGGCCGCGGCCCAGCATGTGGTGACCGCCACCGATGGGCAGGCTCGCCCGCCGGCGCGGTTGGTCGGCTGGACCGCGCGTTTCCTGGGCATGGTCAAGCCCGGCGACGCCGTGGACTTCCGGGTGGACCGGGTCGGCATCGACCTGGGTGCCGAGGTTCTGGAGATCAGCGCGCGGATCGGTTCGGATCTGGTGATGTCGGCGACCGCGCGGCTGACCGCCCCCAAGACGGTCTACGCGTTTCCGGGGCAGGGCATTCAGCACAAGGGCATGGGCATGGAGGTGCGTGCCCGCTCCAAGGCCGCCCGCAAGGTGTGGGACTCCGCGGACAGGTTCACCCGCGACGTCCTGGGCTTCTCGGTGCTGCATGTGGTGCGCGACAACCCGACCAGCCTGATCGCCTCCGGCGTGCACTACCAGCACCCCGAAGGCGTGCTCAATCTGACGCAGTTCACCCAGGTCGCGATGGCGACCGTGGCCGCGGCGCAGGTCGCGGAGATGCGTGAGCAGGGCGCGTTCGTCGAAGGTGCGATCGCCTGCGGGCACTCCGTCGGTGAGTACACCGCGCTGGCCTGTGTCAGCGACGTCTACGAGCTCGAAGCGCTGCTGGAGGTGGTGTTCCACCGCGGCTCCAAGATGCACGACATCGTGCCGCGTGACGCCATGGGACGATCGAATTACCGGCTGGCTGCCATCCGGCCGTCGCAGATCGATCTCGATGATGCCGACGTCACCGCCTTCGTGGCCGAGATCGCCGAGCGCACCGGGGAATTCCTGCAGATCGTCAACTTCAACCTCCGTGGCTCGCAGTATGCGATCGCCGGCACGGTGGCCGGACTGGAAGCGCTCGAAGCCGAGGTCGAGCGGCGTCGCGAGATCTCCGGCGGCAAACGGTCGTTCATCCTGGTGCCGGGCATCGACGTGCCGTTCCATTCGGAGGTGCTGCGCATCGGTGTCGACGACTTCCGACGCTCGCTGGAGCGGGTGATGCCGCGAGACACCGACCCCGAGCTGATCGTCGGTCGCTACATCCCCAACCTGGTGCCCAAGCCCTTCACCCTGGATCGTGAGTTCATCCAGGAGATCCGCGACCTGGTGCCGGCTGAACCACTCGACGAGGTGCTGGCCGACTACGACACCTGGCGCAACGAAAAGCCGAATGAACTGTGCCGCAAGGTCGTGATCGAGTTGCTGGCCTGGCAGTTCGCCAGCCCGGTGCGCTGGATCGAGACCCAGGATCTGCTGTTCATCGAGCAGGCTGCCGGCGGTCTGGGGGTGGAGCGTTTCGTCGAGATCGGGGTGAAGACCGCTCCGACCGTGGCCGGGCTGGCCACCAACACCCTCAAACTGCCCGAGTACGCCCACAGCACCGTGGAGATCCTCAACGCCGAGCGGGACGCCGCCGTGTTGTTCGCCACCGACACCGACCCCGAGCCGGAACCCGAAGAGGAATCGGCACCGGCTGAGGCGTCGGCGGAGGCCGCCCCGGCGGAGGCCGCCGCACCGGCACCTGCCGCCCCGGTCGCACCGTCGGGGGCTCCGCGCCCCGACGACATCGCGTTTGACGCCGCCGATGCCACGCTGGCGCTGATCGCGCTGAGTGCCAAGATGCGGATCGACCAGATCGAGGCGCTGGACTCCATCGAGTCGATCACCGACGGTGCGTCGTCGCGGCGCAACCAGCTGCTGGTGGACCTGGGCTCCGAGCTGAACCTCGGCGCCATCGACGGAGCGGCAGAGGCCGACCTGTCCGGGCTGAAGTCTCAGGTGACCAAGCTGGCGCGCACCTACAAGCCCTACGGCCCGGTGTTGACCGATGCGATCAACGACCAGCTGCGCACCATCCTCGGCCCGTCGGGCAAGCGGCCCGGCGCCATCGCTGAGCGGGTCAAGAAGACTTGGGAACTCGGTGAAGGCTGGGCCAAACACGTCACCGTCGAGGTGGCGTTGGGCACCCGCGAGGGCACCAGTGTCCGGGGCGGTGCTCTGGGCGGGTTGCACGAAGGTGCGCTGGTCGACGGCGCGGCCGTGGACAAGGTGATCGATGGGGCCATCCAGGCCGTTGCTGCGCGGCGTGGTGTTGCGGTGAGCCTGCCGTCGGCAGGCGGTGGTGGCGGTGGTGCCACCGTGGACGCCGCTGCACTCGGCGAGTTCACTGCGCAGATCACCGGTCGCGACGGGGTTCTCGCCTCGGCCGCCCGCCTGGTGCTCGGTCAACTCGGGTTCGACGACGCGGTGAGCGCTCCGACGGGAACCACCGACAGCGAGCTGATCGACTTGGTGACCGCCGAGTTGGGTTCGGACTGGCCGCGCCTGGTGGCGCCCGCATTCGACGGCCGCAAGGCCGTGCTGTTCGACGACCGCTGGGCCAGCGCCCGCGAGGACCTGGTCAGGTTGTGGCTGGTCGACGAAGGCGAGATCGACGCTGACTGGCCGCGTCTCGCCGAACGGTTTGAGGGTGCCGGCCACGTGGTCGCCACTCAGGCATCGTGGTGGCAGGCCCGCGCGCTGGCAGCCGGACGCCAGATCCATGCCTCGCTGTACGCCCGGATCGCTGCCGGTGCGGAGAACCCCGGCCGCGGCCGCTACAGCGACGAAGTCGCGGTGGTCACCGGTGCCTCCAAGGGCTCGATCGCCGCGTCGGTGGTCGGACAGCTGCTCGACGGTGGCGCGACCGTCGTCGCCACCACGTCGCGCCTCGACGATGAGCGGCTGAGCTTCTACCGCAACCTCTACCGCGACCACGCTCGGTTCGGTGCGGCGCTGTGGGTGGTGCCCGCCAACATGGCCTCTTACGCCGATATCGACGCACTGGTCGATTGGGTCGGTACCGAGCAAACCGAAAACCTTGGGCCGCAGGCGATTCACCTCAAGGATGCCCAGACCCCGACGCTGCTGTTCCCGTTTGCGGCACCGCGGGTGGCCGGCGACCTTTCCGAAGCCGGTGCGCGTGCCGAGATGGAGATGAAGGTCCTGCTGTGGGCGGTGCAACGCCTCATCGGCGGCCTGTCGAAGATCGGCGCAGAACGCGACATCGCCTCCCGGCTGCACGTGGTACTGCCGGGCTCGCCCAACCGCGGCATGTTCGGCGGTGACGGCGCCTACGGCGAGGCTAAGGCGTCGCTGGACGCGGTGGTATCACGCTGGAAAGCGGAGTCCTCGTGGGCATCTCGGGTCAGTCTGGCGCACGCCTTGATCGGCTGGACTCGCGGAACCGGGCTGATGGGCCACAACGACGTCATTGTCGACGCAGTCGAAGAAGCCGGCGTCACCACCTACTCGAGTGAGCAGATGGCGGCCATGCTGCTGGACCTGTGCAGCGTCGAGTCGAAGGTGGCGGCGGCCAACGCGCCGATCGAGGCTGACCTCACCGGCGGCCTTGCCGAGGCGAACCTGGACATGGCCGAGCTGGCAGCCAAGGCTCGCGAGGAGATGACAGGCGAAGCGCCAGCCGACGAAGACGCCGAAGAGGACTCCAACACCATTGCGGCACTGCCGAGCCCGCCACGCGGGTACAACCCGGCGCCGCCGCCGGCCTGGGACGACCTCGACGTCGACCCGGCCGATCTGGTGGTCATCGTGGGCGGCGCCGAACTGGGTCCGCTGGGATCGTCGCGCACCCGCTTCGAGATGGAGGTCTCCGGCGAGCTGTCGGCCGCTGGGGTGCTGGAACTGGCCTGGACGACCGGACTGGTCACGTGGGAGGACGACCCGACTCCGGGTTGGTATGACACCTCCACCGGCGAGTTGGTGGACGAGGCCGACCTGGTGGAGCGCTACCACGACGCCGTGGTGGAACGCGTCGGCGTCCGTGAGTTCGTCGATGACGGCGCGATCGGTGCCGACCACGCCTCGCCGCTTTTGGTCAGTGTGTTCCTGGACAAGGACTTCTCGTTCGTCGTCTCCAGTGAGGCCGACGCGCGCGCGTTCGTCGAGTTCGACCCCGAGCACACCGTGGTGCGCCCGGTGCCCGACTCGTCGGATTGGCAGGTGATCCGCAAGGCGGGCACCGAGATCCGGGTGCCCCGCAAGAGCAAGTTGTCGAGAACGGTCGGTGCCCAAATTCCGACCGGGTTCGACCCGACGGTGTGGGGGATCGGCCAGGACATGGCCAACTCCATCGACCGGGTGGCGTTGTGGAACATCATCGCGACCGTTGATGCGTTCCTGTCGGCGGGCTTCACCCCGACCGAACTGCTGCGCTGGGTGCACCCGTCGCTGGTGGCCAGCACCCAGGGCACCGGTATGGGCGGCATGACTTCGATGCAGACCATGTATCACGGCAATCTCATGGGACGGGCAAAACCGAACGACATCTTGCAAGAGGTGCTGCCCAACGTCGTTGCCGCGCATGTGGTCCAGAGCTACGTCGGGTCTTATGGCGCGATGATCCACCCAGTGGCGGCCTGCGCCACCGCGGCGGTCTCGGTCGAGGAGGGCGTCGACAAGATCCGACTGGGCAAGGCCGAACTGGTGGTCACCGGTGGCTACGACGACCTCACTCTGGAGGCCATCATCGGCTTCGGCGATATGGCGGCCACCGCCGACACCGAGATGATGCGCGCGAAGGGCATCAGTGACTCGAAGTTCTCTCGGGCCAACGACCGGCGCCGGCTGGGCTTCGTCGAGGCTCAAGGCGGTGGCACCATCCTGCTGGCCCGCGGCGACCTGGCCGCGAAGATGGGTCTGCCGGTCTTGGCAGTGGTGGCCTACGCGCAGAGCTTCGCCGACGGCGTGCACACCTCGATCCCGGCCCCTGGGCTGGGCGCCCTGGGCGCGGGCCGGGGTGGCAAGGACTCGATGCTGGCCCGTTCGCTGGCCAAGCTGGGTGTGGGGCCCGATGACATCGCGGTGGTCTCCAAGCACGACACCTCGACGTTGGCGAACGACCCCAACGAGACCGAGCTGCACGAGCGGCTGGCGGACTCGCTGGGCCGCGCGCCCGGTGCTCCGCTGTTCGTGATCAGCCAGAAGAGCCTGACCGGGCACGCCAAGGGCGGCGCGGCGGTGTTCCAGATGATGGGCTTGTGCCAGGTCCTTTCGCACGGGGTCATCCCGCCCAACCGCAGCCTGGACTGCGTCGATGACGAGCTGGCGACCGCCGGACACCTGGTCTGGGTGCGCGAGACCCTCGAGTTGGGGGAGAAGTTCCCGCTCAAGGCAGGGTTGGTCACCAGCCTCGGATTCGGTCACGTATCGGGACTGGTGGCGCTGGTGCATCCGGCCGCGTTCCTGGCGACGCTGGACCCGAGCCAGCGTGCGGCCTACCAGGAGCAGGCAGGCGCCCGGGTGCTGGCTGGTCAGCGCCGGCTCGCATCCGCGATCGCCGGTGGCACACCGATGTATGAGCGGCCCGCCGACCGGCGGTTCGACCACGACACACCGGAGAAGCGCCAGGAGTCGGCCATGCTGCTCAACCCGGCGGCACGGCTGGGCGACGGCGACGTCTACATCGGATAG
- a CDS encoding DUF1906 domain-containing protein codes for MVISRRDLFKFAVSVPAATGLGAGLSTLIAGIAEAAPLGILLDYSAGVLPASAIRASGAVGAIRYVSDRRPGADWMLGKPMQAAEARDLQEGGLAVVSCYQFGKQATADWLGGEAAGVEHATRGAQLHSAAGGPATAPIYASIDDNPSYQQYREQVAPYLRGWQSVIGPERTAVYANSPTIEWAVQDGLGSLFWQHNFGSPGRIAHPAANLHQVEIDSRTVDGIGVDVNQILQPQFGQWA; via the coding sequence GTGGTGATTTCCCGGCGCGACTTGTTCAAGTTCGCGGTCTCAGTGCCCGCGGCCACCGGCTTGGGAGCCGGGCTCTCGACGCTGATCGCCGGAATCGCCGAGGCCGCGCCGCTGGGCATCTTGCTGGACTATTCGGCCGGTGTCCTGCCGGCCAGCGCGATCCGGGCCTCCGGGGCAGTGGGGGCCATCCGCTACGTGTCGGATCGCCGGCCCGGCGCCGACTGGATGCTCGGCAAGCCCATGCAGGCGGCCGAGGCGCGTGACCTGCAGGAAGGCGGTTTGGCGGTGGTTTCCTGCTATCAATTCGGCAAACAGGCCACCGCCGACTGGCTCGGCGGCGAGGCCGCCGGTGTCGAGCACGCCACGCGCGGCGCACAGCTGCACAGCGCAGCCGGCGGTCCGGCAACCGCCCCGATCTACGCGTCGATCGACGACAATCCGTCCTATCAGCAGTACCGCGAGCAGGTGGCGCCCTACCTGCGTGGATGGCAGTCGGTGATCGGGCCCGAACGCACCGCCGTCTACGCCAACTCCCCGACGATCGAGTGGGCCGTGCAGGACGGCCTGGGCTCCTTGTTCTGGCAGCACAACTTCGGTTCACCCGGCAGGATCGCCCATCCGGCCGCCAATCTGCACCAGGTGGAGATCGACAGCCGCACCGTCGATGGCATCGGTGTGGACGTTAACCAGATCCTCCAACCGCAGTTCGGTCAGTGGGCCTGA